The Lycium ferocissimum isolate CSIRO_LF1 chromosome 10, AGI_CSIRO_Lferr_CH_V1, whole genome shotgun sequence genome window below encodes:
- the LOC132035037 gene encoding uncharacterized protein LOC132035037, protein MARYRERKIPIEKFQLSISENSGSNHPLDFPQMDNWLGSALQNSVKDLVCKVSIPSYPFPVFTFLAANSLRELIVDFIIVYCPLLTKIELRNLQNIKSVSISSNHNQSVKIQAPTLEHLSYSGCPWEQSPILDIAECQNLISLELSSIEGCKGLRDIGAPNLVSLEYEGDQIPKLKIAKASGQLKNSQLCLCRLKDLNAAWFGELRKYLLNSTSWSLVDLYFDECDEINMKDLELHHRVANPKVDVLNVQIESSGECPLLVDALLWSCHPRRLYLQSTIEMITCFMDRLMYLKNSRHSTSHGSKPWHSQLKGVKAYKCDSDNQRVLLRSGELVVRTLTEVEEVLFLLDR, encoded by the exons ATGGCGAGATATAGGGAGAGAAAAATCCCTATCGAAAAGTTTCAACTTTCTATTTCAGAAAATAGTGGATCAAATCATCCTCTTGATTTCCCTCAGATGGATAATTGGCTTGGCAGTGCTCTTCAGAATAGTGTAAAAGATCTCGTCTGTAAGGTTTCTATTCCCTCATACCCCTTCCCTGTTTTCACATTCTTGGCAGCAAATTCTTTAAGAGAATTG ATTGTCGATTTCATCATTGTTTATTGTCCTTTGTTGACAAAGATTGAGCTGCGGAATCTTCAAAATATCAAGTCAGTTTCTATTAGTAGCAACCACAACCAGAGTGTCAAAATCCAAGCACCAACTCTCGAACACTTGTCTTATTCAGGGTGTCCTTGGGAACAATCCCCTATATTGGATATTGCTGAATGTCAAAATCTAATATCTTTAGAGCTATCAT CGATTGAGGGTTGTAAGGGCTTACGGGATATTGGTGCTCCAAATTTGGTATCACTTGAGTATGAGGGAGATCAAATTCCTAAGCTTAAAATTGCAAAAGCGTCCGGCCAATTGAAGAACTCACAATTATGTCTTTGTCGCTTGAAAGATTTAAATGCTGCATGGTTTGGTGAGTTGAGGAAATATCTATTAAACTCGACCTCTTGGTCTCTAGTTGACCTTTACTTTGACGAATGTGATGAGATCAACATGAAAGATTTGGAGCTGCACCATAGAGTTGCTAACCCCAAAGTGGACGTTCTAAATGTACAGATAGAGTCGTCGGGGGAGTGCCCACTGCTTGTGGACGCTTTGCTCTGGAGTTGTCATCCTAGGAGACTCTACCTACAATCAACTATTGAAATGATTACTTGCTTCATGGATCGTTTAATGTATTTGAAGAATTCACGTCATTCTACATCTCATGGAAGCAAGCCTTGGCATAGTCAATTGAAAGGAGTAAAAGCCTACAAATGTGACTCGGATAATCAGCGCGTGTTACTCAGAAGTGGAGAGCTAGTAGTGAGGACCCTTACGGAGGTGGAGGAAGTTTTGTTTCTATTAGATAGGTGA
- the LOC132034358 gene encoding F-box/kelch-repeat protein At3g23880-like, whose protein sequence is MKETCEGTNFWTQEIPTLPQDLITEILIRLPIKTLLKFKCVSKSWLSLLSNTVFHKSHVNFSIKNSKMTDYTLAVVATVSGLGKICHVYNISSENSCVTVAKHDCPPKSLSLSAFLLGSCNGLVCLTTDSFELMLLNPCTGKFNVIPDTTIQYKVGAGGCYVRYGFGYDASVDDYKVVKIFSFPQSEGRHVNMVNVYSLKANSWSTIKCFNSGYITANVGVFANGVLHWEVGDRGISEIVTLDLAAERYGKIALPSYKDGVIRWTLGVSRGCLVACCNYEPNNADMWVMKEYGVQESWTKLVTISSPVDRRVYISPLFVGENGDEFLVKLGTELTLYNSRNASFKRLADYVSGDFLQVQVATYLENLSSPHI, encoded by the coding sequence ATGAAGGAAACATGTGAAGGAACAAACTTTTGGACCCAAGAAATACCAACTCTTCCACAAGACCTCATCACTGAAATTCTCATCAGGTTACCTATCAAAACTCTCTTGAAATTCAAGTGTGTTTCAAAATCATGGCTTTCTTTACTCTCAAACACTGTATTCCACAAATCCCATGTCAATTTTTCCATAAAGAACTCCAAAATGACTGATTATACACTTGCTGTTGTAGCCACAGTTTCTGGTTTGGGTAAAATCTGCCATGTTTACAACATAAGCTCTGAAAATTCATGTGTTACTGTTGCTAAACATGATTGTCCTCCTAAATCTTTGTCTCTGTCAGCTTTTCTTTTGGGATCTTGTAATGGCTTAGTTTGCTTAACTACTGATTCATTTGAACTAATGTTATTGAACCCATGTACTGGAAAGTTTAATGTAATTCCTGATACTACGATTCAGTATAAAGTTGGTGCTGGTGGTTGTTATGTTAGATATGGATTTGGTTATGATGCATCTGTTGATGATTATAAGGTTGTCAAGATCTTTAGTTTTCCTCAAAGTGAAGGCAGACATGTGAACATGGTTAATGTTTATAGCTTAAAGGCTAATTCTTGGTCTACTATTAAGTGTTTTAATAGTGGTTATATAACTGCAAATGTTGGTGTTTTTGCAAATGGAGTTCTTCATTGGGAAGTAGGCGATCGTGGTATTTCGGAGATTGTTACTTTGGATTTGGCTGCAGAGAGATACGGAAAAATAGCACTGCCGAGTTACAAAGATGGAGTTATTCGTTGGACATTAGGTGTTTCAAGAGGGTGTTTAGTTGCTTGTTGCAACTATGAACCAAATAATGCAGATATGTGGGTGATGAAAGAATATGGTGTCCAGGAATCCTGGACTAAATTGGTTACCATCTCATCACCAGTAGATCGAAGAGTTTACATCTCACCATTGTTTGTGGGAGAGAATGGTGATGAGTTTCTGGTGAAGCTTGGCACAGAGCTAACACTGTACAATTCAAGAAATGCATCATTCAAGCGACTTGCCGATTATGTGTCGGGTGATTTTCTTCAAGTTCAAGTGGCCACCTACTTAGAGAACCTTAGTTCACCTCATATTTAG